TTCGGCACGAGAACCATCTGCTCGACTCACTCGACGACGCCGTCGCACATGCCCGGACCCACGTGGCCCGCACACCGCACTAGCCGACGACGCGGATCAACTTCTTGTTGACGAACTCGTCGATGCCGTACCGGCCGAGTTCACGTCCGAAGCCGGACCGCTTGACGCCACCGAACGGCAGTTCGGCACCCTCGGCGCCGACCGCGTTGACGAACACCATGCCCGCCTCGATCTTGTCGGCCACCCGGGTGGCCTGCTCGGGGTCGTTGGTGAACACATACGAGCCGAGACCGAAAGGCGTGTCGTTGGCGATCTGGACCGCCTCTTGTTCGGAGCCGGCCTTGTACACCACCGCGACGGGGCCGAACAGCTCCTGGCGGTACACCGGGTTGTCCTCGGTCACGCCGGTGAGCACCGCGGGCGGGAAGAAGGCGCCCTTGCGCTCACCGGCGGACACCAGCTTGGCACCGCCGTCGACGGCCGACTTGACCTGCTCTTCGAGCCGTGCGGCGGCCTGCTCTGACGACAGCGGGGCGATGCCCTCACCGGCGGCGAGCAGTTTCTCGGTGAACTTGGTGAGGAAGTCGTCGTAGATGTTCTCGCTGACGATGAACCGCTTGGCGGCGTTGCAGGCCTGCCCGGTGTTCTCCATACGGCCGTCGACGGCGGCCTGCACGGTCGCGTCGAGATCATCGGTCGACAGCACGATGAACGGGTCGGAGCCACCGAGTTCCAGCACGCACTTCTTGAGGTTGCGGCCTGCGATCTCGGCGACCGCGGCACCCGCGCGCTCGGAACCGGTCAGCGATACAGCCGCGACCCGCGGATCGGCGATGATGTTGGCGACCTGCTCGTTGGTCGCGCGGATGTCGACGTAGGCGCCCTGCGGGAACCCGGCCTCCAGGAACAGCAGCTGCAGCAGCTCGGCCGACTCCGGGCACTGCGGCGCGTGCTTAAGCAGGATCGTGTTGCCCACCACCAGGTTCGGTCCGGCGAAGCGGGCCACCTGGTAGTACGGGTAGTTCCACGGCATGATGCCGAGCAGCACACCGATGGGCGAGCGCTTGATCACGGCGCTGCCCTCACCCTCGAGCAGGTCGATCGGCTCGTCGGCCAGGAACCTCTCGGCGTTGTCGGCGTAGTACCGGTAGATGGCCGCGCAGAAGTCCACCTCGCCCAGCGACTGATCGCGCGGCTTGCCCATCTCGCGGACGATGACGTCGGCGAGCTGCTCGCGACGCTGCTCGTGCAGCTCGGCCACCTTGCGGATCAGCGCGGCACGGTCCGCGACGGTCGTGCTCTTCGACCAGCTGCGGCCGGTCTTGTGAGCAGCCTCGATCGCGGCCTCCACCTCGGCATCGGTCGCGGTGGGATAGGTGGCGACGACCTCGGCGGTCGCCGGATCAGTGACTGCATATTGGGTCATGTTCACTCCACGTTCTTGATTCGGCGGATTTCGTACCTCTTCACCGGGAAGACTACCGATCACGTCGTCGATATGGCTCCGATGATGCGTAATCAGCAAGCCCCACCGCGCGCTGTGCGGTCAGGGATTATTCAGGGTGCGGGTCTAGTTTGGTGTGTTGTGCGATTCGCTTTCAAGACATCACCGCAGAACACGACATGGGCCGACATGCTGGCCATCTGGAAGGTCGCCGACGGTATCGACGTTTTCGAGTCGGGCTGGACGTTCGACCACTTCTACCCGATCTTCTCGGACTCCTCGGGCCCGTGCCTGGAGGGGTGGACGACCCTGACGGCGCTTGCACAGGCCACCGAGCGGCTCCGGGTGGGCGTCCTGGTCACCGGGATCCACTACCGCCATCCCGCGGTGCTGGCCAACATGGCCGCCGCGCTCGACATCATCTCCAACGGGCGCCTGGAGCTGGGTATCGGCGCCGGGTGGAACGAGGAGGAATCCGGCGCCTACGGCATCGAGCTGGGTTCGGTCAAGGAACGCTTCGACCGGTTCGAAGAGGCCTGTGAGGTGCTCAAGGGTCTGTTGACCCAGGAGACGACGACGTTCGACGGCAAGTTCTACCAGCTCAAGGACGCCCGCAACGAACCCAAGGGCCCGCAGCAGCCGCATCCGCCGTTCTGCATCGGCGGCAGCGGCGAGAAGCGGACCCTGCGCATCACCGCGAAGTACGCCGATCACTGGAACTTCGTCGGCGGCACCCCCGAGGAGTTCGCCCGCAAGCGCGACGTTCTCGCTTCGCACTGCGCCGACCTGGGCCGCGACCCGAAGGAGATCACGCTGTCGGCGCATGTGCGGCTCGGCGAGGACCGCGACTACGCCAAGGTGGTCGACGAGGCGGCCGCGCTGGGCGCCGAGGGCCTGGACCTGGCGATCATCTACCTGCCGCCGCCCTACGACACGGCGGTGCTCGAACCGCTCGCCGAGGCGATCCGGGATTCGAACCAGCTGACGGGCGCCTGAGTCGTCCTCAGCACTGCCACGCCGCGCACAGCGGCGGGGTGATCGCCGACAACACCGCGTCGTTCAACGCCGCGTCGTCGGCGGGCGCGGGCCAAGCCACGTCCGGTGTGCCGGTCGACCAGACCACCAGTTCGGAGACGCCGGCACCGACCGTGGACAGATAGAGGTGCGCGGTCACCCCGTCCGGTGCGCGGACGGTGGCGGCGGTCTGTTCGCAACGTTGCGGTGCGCAGGGCTCGCGCGGCGTGGTGATGTCGACGACGACGCCGGGCGCCTGCGTCGGGCATTTGGTCAGCGCGTCGACGACGGAGTTGAACAGGGCAGCCGCCCGGTCGGAGGCTTGGGCGAGCTCACCCGGGAAGTGCACGATCTGCTGCTGCAGTGACCACTTCCCGGGCCCCGGTTCGATGCGGGCCCGCGCCTGCTCGGAGGTGAACTGGCGTTTGGGTGAGGGATGGAAGCCGCAGATCTCTTCAGCGAAGAACGGACGCCCGTCGAGGGGTTGGGCGACTGACGCGAGGTGGGGCCAGTGCTGGGTGTCGGCCAGCGGCAGCGATTGGGCCGGTGCCCAGGCGTGCGGCGGGATCGGGGGTGGCGGCGCGGCGGCACCGATCGCGGCGCCGGCCCCGGCCATCCCGACGAGCACGAGCAAAGCAAAAACGGATGAGCGGATGCCAGGGCCCCTGCGGCCGGTCACCCGCGGCGGATCACACGCCGTAGCGGAGTAGCTCGTCCGGGCGGACCAGGCGTTCGTTCTTGGCCGGGAACTCACGGCTCTTCACCGGGTGGCGGAGCAACGACCAGGCAATTCGCCCCATCCGAGACCTGCTCAGCGGATTGAGATACACGGTGCTGACTCCTGTGACGTCGTGATAGCTGTACCCGTAACTCCACGGTACCGCAGAGCTCTCACCAAGTCATTAGATACCCCATATCCGGCAAACAGTGCGCGCCACGCCGCAAATAAATCTGCTGTTTTTGGTGTGGCTGATGTGACAGGAGTGACTGCACCGGGGCCCGAAGAGAGCCGCCGGATCGGCGAGCCGAGCGACCCACGCACGGGCCGCGCAGCTCGCCCGACGCTCAGCGCTGCGGTGCGGCGGTGGGCTTGATCGGCGCCGGCAGCGCCGAGCGACCCATGAGGTAGCGGTCCACGCCCGCGGCGGCGGCCCGGCCCTCGGCGATCGCCCACACGATCAACGACTGTCCTCGACCCATGTCGCCCGCCACGAACACGCCGGGCACCGAGGTCTGGAAGTTGTCGTCGCGCTTGACGTTCCCACGGTCGGTCAGTTCGACGCCGAGTTTGTCGATCAGGCCTTCCTTCTGGGGGCCGACGAAACCCATCGCGAGCAGCACCAGGTCGGCCTTGAGTTCGAAGTCGGTCCCCTCGACCTTCTCGAACTTGCCGTTGTTCATCTTGACCTCGTGCGCGCGCAGAGCCGTCACGCGCCCGTTCTCGCCGATGAACTCCTCGGTGTTGACCGAGAACACCCGCTCGCCGCCCTCCTCGTGAGCCGAGGACACCCGGAACATCAGCGGGTAGGTCGGCCACGGCGTAGAAG
This region of Mycolicibacterium goodii genomic DNA includes:
- a CDS encoding NAD-dependent succinate-semialdehyde dehydrogenase; this encodes MTQYAVTDPATAEVVATYPTATDAEVEAAIEAAHKTGRSWSKSTTVADRAALIRKVAELHEQRREQLADVIVREMGKPRDQSLGEVDFCAAIYRYYADNAERFLADEPIDLLEGEGSAVIKRSPIGVLLGIMPWNYPYYQVARFAGPNLVVGNTILLKHAPQCPESAELLQLLFLEAGFPQGAYVDIRATNEQVANIIADPRVAAVSLTGSERAGAAVAEIAGRNLKKCVLELGGSDPFIVLSTDDLDATVQAAVDGRMENTGQACNAAKRFIVSENIYDDFLTKFTEKLLAAGEGIAPLSSEQAAARLEEQVKSAVDGGAKLVSAGERKGAFFPPAVLTGVTEDNPVYRQELFGPVAVVYKAGSEQEAVQIANDTPFGLGSYVFTNDPEQATRVADKIEAGMVFVNAVGAEGAELPFGGVKRSGFGRELGRYGIDEFVNKKLIRVVG
- a CDS encoding LLM class F420-dependent oxidoreductase, which translates into the protein MRFAFKTSPQNTTWADMLAIWKVADGIDVFESGWTFDHFYPIFSDSSGPCLEGWTTLTALAQATERLRVGVLVTGIHYRHPAVLANMAAALDIISNGRLELGIGAGWNEEESGAYGIELGSVKERFDRFEEACEVLKGLLTQETTTFDGKFYQLKDARNEPKGPQQPHPPFCIGGSGEKRTLRITAKYADHWNFVGGTPEEFARKRDVLASHCADLGRDPKEITLSAHVRLGEDRDYAKVVDEAAALGAEGLDLAIIYLPPPYDTAVLEPLAEAIRDSNQLTGA